One window of Flavobacterium ammonificans genomic DNA carries:
- a CDS encoding YkgJ family cysteine cluster protein, with protein MLKPNLNELGKLAKDKHIENKKYFDKLKKKAPKNLDYVMQELHDAEFKKTDCLTCANCCKTTGPLFTSADIERIAKHLRQKPQQFIEQYLRIDEDNDYVLQSLPCTFLDNDNTCFIYDVRPKACREFPHTDRKKFQQISDLTLKNIPICPAVYNIVEEIKKKIPL; from the coding sequence ATGTTAAAGCCAAATTTAAATGAACTCGGGAAACTTGCCAAAGATAAGCATATCGAAAACAAAAAGTATTTTGATAAGCTGAAAAAGAAAGCCCCTAAGAATTTAGATTATGTGATGCAAGAGCTACATGATGCCGAATTTAAAAAAACGGATTGTTTGACTTGTGCCAATTGCTGTAAAACGACTGGGCCTTTGTTTACTTCGGCAGATATTGAACGTATAGCTAAACATTTAAGGCAAAAACCACAACAATTCATCGAACAGTATCTTCGCATTGACGAGGACAATGATTATGTATTACAATCATTACCTTGTACGTTTTTGGATAATGACAACACTTGTTTTATATATGATGTTCGTCCCAAAGCCTGTCGTGAATTTCCGCACACTGACCGAAAAAAGTTTCAGCAAATTTCCGATTTGACTTTAAAAAACATTCCGATTTGTCCAGCAGTCTACAATATTGTAGAAGAAATAAAAAAGAAAATACCGCTTTAG
- a CDS encoding ExbD/TolR family protein, which yields MAELNTGDGGGKKGDGKVRSKKSNSKVDLTAMVDLAFLLITFFMLTTTLSKPQSMSLGLPDKEDKPDPKNQVKVDENRTMTILLGDDDKLVRYVGLLATPVSGGTPKDFTYGKDGIRKELLSRKKLVLEYTGNKDKGMIVIIKPSKKSTYRNLVDILDEMAIADVPTYAIVNEYTPEEKKLLEGK from the coding sequence ATGGCTGAATTAAATACCGGCGACGGTGGTGGTAAAAAAGGCGATGGTAAAGTAAGAAGTAAGAAATCCAATTCTAAAGTTGATTTAACAGCGATGGTGGATTTAGCGTTCTTGTTGATTACTTTCTTTATGCTTACTACGACCTTGTCAAAACCCCAATCGATGAGTTTGGGATTGCCAGATAAAGAGGATAAACCAGATCCTAAAAATCAAGTTAAGGTAGACGAAAACCGAACTATGACTATTTTATTGGGTGATGATGACAAACTAGTTAGGTATGTAGGTTTACTTGCAACTCCGGTTAGTGGAGGAACTCCTAAAGATTTTACATACGGAAAAGATGGTATCCGTAAGGAGTTACTATCAAGAAAAAAATTAGTTTTAGAGTATACTGGAAATAAGGATAAGGGGATGATTGTTATTATCAAACCAAGTAAAAAGTCTACATATAGAAATCTTGTGGATATTCTGGATGAAATGGCTATTGCTGATGTACCTACCTACGCAATTGTAAATGAGTATACTCCTGAAGAAAAAAAATTGTTAGAAGGTAAATAA
- a CDS encoding class I SAM-dependent methyltransferase, with the protein MKDLFGKAILDYQTNSLPENIITSTSISEEDEMEVAYLFRSFDEMPAIEQKALQLANGKTLDIGCGAGSHSLYLQNERTIDVHSIDISKNAIQACSLRGLKNIRAIDVLDLENEKYDTILLLMNGTGIFETLEKSTIYLQKLKSILNPNGQILIDSSDIIYMFDEDEDGGKWIPSDNYYGELTFSLQYKKEKEVDFPWLYLDYNTLQNAALANELQCQLLMEGDHFDYLAQLTIL; encoded by the coding sequence ATGAAAGACCTTTTCGGAAAAGCCATACTCGATTATCAAACCAATTCTTTACCTGAAAATATCATTACCTCGACTTCTATTTCGGAAGAAGATGAGATGGAAGTGGCGTATTTATTCAGAAGCTTTGACGAAATGCCAGCAATTGAACAAAAAGCTTTACAATTAGCCAATGGAAAAACTTTAGATATAGGTTGTGGCGCAGGTAGTCATAGTTTGTATTTGCAAAACGAACGGACTATTGATGTTCATTCTATTGATATTTCAAAAAATGCTATTCAAGCATGCTCACTTCGTGGTTTGAAAAATATACGAGCTATCGACGTATTAGATTTAGAAAACGAAAAATACGACACGATTCTTTTATTAATGAACGGCACAGGTATTTTTGAAACTTTGGAAAAATCAACAATTTATCTGCAAAAGCTAAAAAGCATACTGAATCCAAACGGGCAAATTTTAATTGATTCCTCAGACATAATTTATATGTTTGATGAAGACGAAGATGGCGGAAAATGGATTCCGAGTGACAATTACTATGGAGAATTGACTTTTAGCCTTCAATATAAAAAAGAAAAAGAAGTTGATTTCCCTTGGCTATATTTAGATTACAATACGCTTCAAAATGCAGCTTTAGCTAATGAGCTACAATGCCAACTCCTTATGGAAGGCGACCATTTTGATTATTTAGCACAACTTACAATTTTATAA
- a CDS encoding YfiT family bacillithiol transferase codes for MENKFRYPIGKFTAPEVYSTEYLSKRIQEIAEFPTLLKKEVSQLSDEQLETPYRDGGWTIRQVVHHCADSHMNCFIRIKWALTEDSPTIKFYYEDRWGEMVDNTKMPIESSLTLLEGLHFRLSYLMNSLSVSDLNKSFIHPEHNASFQIKEIIGTYAWHGLHHLAHITELKKRKGWQ; via the coding sequence ATGGAAAATAAATTTCGCTACCCTATCGGAAAATTTACAGCTCCTGAAGTTTATTCAACAGAATATTTATCTAAGCGAATTCAAGAAATAGCCGAATTTCCCACATTACTTAAAAAAGAAGTTTCACAATTGAGTGATGAACAATTAGAAACACCCTATAGAGATGGCGGATGGACTATTCGACAAGTGGTACACCATTGTGCTGATAGTCATATGAATTGTTTCATCCGAATCAAATGGGCCTTAACAGAAGACAGTCCTACTATTAAATTCTACTATGAAGACCGTTGGGGCGAAATGGTAGACAATACAAAAATGCCTATTGAATCGAGTCTAACTTTATTAGAAGGATTGCATTTCCGTTTGTCTTATTTAATGAATAGTCTATCAGTATCGGATTTAAACAAATCATTTATTCATCCCGAACACAACGCATCGTTCCAAATCAAAGAAATTATCGGCACCTATGCCTGGCATGGATTACACCATTTGGCACATATAACCGAATTGAAAAAAAGAAAAGGCTGGCAATAA
- a CDS encoding 7-carboxy-7-deazaguanine synthase QueE has product MLSKEIQLEVNKGAMLPLMEEFYTIQGEGSHTGTAAYFIRIGGCDVGCHWCDVKESWNAELHPPTNVDLIVANAIKYADTVVVTGGEPLTWDMTLLTQKLKDNKVKVHIETSGAYPLSGTWDWICLSPKKYKLPTQTVYDNADELKVIIYNKHDFIFAEEQAEKVNKNAILFLQPEWSKREEMTPLIVDYVMNNPKWRVSLQTHKYLNIP; this is encoded by the coding sequence ATGTTATCAAAAGAAATACAATTAGAAGTTAATAAAGGAGCCATGTTGCCTTTGATGGAAGAATTCTACACCATTCAAGGCGAAGGGTCACATACAGGAACAGCAGCTTATTTTATAAGAATAGGAGGTTGCGATGTAGGTTGTCATTGGTGCGATGTGAAAGAAAGTTGGAATGCTGAATTACACCCACCAACTAATGTGGACTTAATTGTGGCTAATGCCATTAAGTATGCTGATACTGTAGTAGTAACAGGTGGAGAACCGCTTACATGGGACATGACCTTGCTAACTCAAAAATTAAAAGATAACAAGGTAAAAGTACATATTGAAACTTCCGGCGCGTACCCGCTTTCAGGGACTTGGGATTGGATTTGTCTTTCGCCAAAAAAATATAAATTACCTACACAAACGGTATACGACAATGCCGATGAGTTGAAGGTGATTATTTACAACAAACACGATTTTATTTTTGCAGAAGAGCAGGCTGAAAAAGTCAATAAAAATGCTATTTTGTTTCTGCAGCCAGAATGGAGTAAAAGAGAAGAAATGACCCCTTTGATTGTTGATTATGTGATGAACAATCCTAAATGGAGAGTATCCTTACAAACACATAAATATTTGAATATTCCGTAA
- a CDS encoding energy transducer TonB yields the protein MKLDIFTNQWLDIVFEGRNKAYGAYDLRKNNTKTTVRALIIGAIVFSVTVAAPLIMSLLPDSSGDDDSLDTKIVTMKLPPKKEEPKKDLPPPPPPPPKVDQVKFVKPVVAKAEEVTEEPPKITEIKDKKLGNETIKGDPDAELTVEPVGTGTAAVVEEDNTVYNTAGIEVKPDFPGGMEKFYKFVGSNYQTPEEEGLKGKVYVTFVVEKDGSLTDIKVLRDIGYGTGKEAIRVLKKCPKWTPGEQNGKPVRVLYSLPITIQSAE from the coding sequence ATGAAATTAGATATATTTACAAATCAATGGTTAGATATTGTATTCGAAGGTCGAAATAAAGCCTATGGTGCTTACGATCTTAGAAAAAACAATACTAAGACCACTGTTAGAGCTTTAATTATTGGAGCAATTGTTTTTTCTGTTACAGTTGCCGCTCCATTAATTATGAGTTTGCTACCTGATTCTTCTGGAGACGACGATAGTTTAGATACTAAAATAGTAACTATGAAGTTGCCACCAAAGAAAGAAGAGCCTAAAAAAGATCTTCCGCCACCTCCCCCACCTCCACCAAAAGTGGATCAAGTGAAATTTGTTAAGCCAGTTGTGGCAAAAGCAGAGGAAGTAACTGAAGAGCCACCAAAAATTACTGAAATTAAAGATAAAAAATTAGGTAATGAAACCATTAAAGGTGATCCAGATGCTGAATTAACTGTTGAACCTGTTGGTACTGGTACTGCAGCAGTAGTAGAAGAAGATAATACGGTATACAACACTGCGGGAATTGAAGTAAAGCCAGATTTTCCTGGTGGAATGGAAAAGTTTTACAAGTTTGTAGGAAGCAATTATCAAACACCTGAAGAAGAAGGATTAAAAGGTAAAGTTTATGTTACCTTTGTAGTGGAAAAAGATGGTTCTTTAACTGATATCAAAGTATTAAGAGATATCGGATACGGTACTGGAAAAGAAGCTATCCGAGTTTTAAAGAAATGTCCAAAATGGACTCCAGGAGAGCAAAATGGTAAGCCAGTTAGGGTTTTATACTCACTACCTATTACTATTCAATCTGCTGAATAA
- a CDS encoding ExbD/TolR family protein — protein MAVKMSKKAASIDMTAMCDVAFLLLTFFILTATAKIPEPLPVDTPASTVQTKLPDTDLATITVGKGKVFFDLKGREVRKRALELMGQKYSVSFTEEETAKFALMEGFGVPITNLKEIIAMKSSDRSKTGLQPGIPKDSLDNQLSQWIQFSRIANIEIQDKELQIAIKGDAKEEYPAIKKVMDILQDQKINSFNLVTGLRAKDK, from the coding sequence ATGGCTGTAAAAATGTCCAAAAAAGCTGCGTCAATTGATATGACCGCTATGTGTGATGTTGCCTTTCTATTGTTAACTTTTTTTATTTTGACTGCTACAGCCAAAATACCTGAGCCGTTACCAGTAGATACGCCTGCATCAACAGTTCAAACAAAATTGCCAGACACTGATTTAGCTACAATTACCGTAGGAAAAGGAAAGGTTTTCTTTGATCTTAAAGGTAGAGAAGTTAGAAAAAGAGCTTTAGAGTTAATGGGTCAAAAATATAGTGTTTCATTCACTGAAGAAGAAACTGCTAAATTTGCTTTGATGGAAGGTTTTGGTGTTCCAATTACCAATCTTAAAGAAATTATAGCAATGAAAAGTTCAGACAGAAGTAAGACTGGTTTGCAACCTGGTATACCTAAAGATTCTTTAGATAATCAATTGTCTCAATGGATTCAATTCTCAAGAATTGCTAATATTGAAATTCAAGATAAAGAATTACAAATTGCAATCAAAGGAGATGCTAAAGAAGAGTATCCTGCTATTAAGAAAGTAATGGATATTTTACAAGATCAAAAAATCAATAGCTTTAATTTAGTTACGGGTTTAAGAGCAAAAGATAAATAA
- a CDS encoding tetratricopeptide repeat protein, producing MNTFKIFGLILLATVSTANAQDINQAKKAIDAEKYEEAKTILKSILQVKPSNGMASFILGNVYLTQSVKDSAKLSFEKGLTASEFARFNNIGLGQMDLDRNDTIAANAKFILATKDMRKKDFEEYIYVARAYMNAEKPNYKSALAVLKRALVNNPMDAQVQLALGDAYYGLSNQNDAYKSYRDAFTADNTLLRAKMQLGVLLKGAKSYDEASKAYNEVIAINPNYGPVYRELAETYYKIARNKPSKAAENFKIAIDYYQKYMDLTDYSIHSRMRRADFLILAKEYKALEEEANKMIELDKVNPRIFRYLGYAAFENGNADKAIQSLETFTSNPSNKIIARDYQVLGLAKIKKGTSADGLSIDPAAFEMGLASINKSIEMEPLAVEDLNEVGKKMFSQKLYKEAAAIFELGAANVESKSYLDDNLYLGLSLYYANNKKDVKPEIADLQKADAAFDKVLVASPSYYEAYIFKARTNSLMENDENTIKFYEAYVAAVTAKGAEEVAKPAVIKKIAESYNTIGATYANTDKVKAVEYFNKTLVIDPTNAYALSSIKQLK from the coding sequence ATGAATACATTTAAAATTTTCGGACTAATTCTTTTAGCTACTGTTTCAACAGCAAATGCTCAAGATATTAATCAAGCAAAAAAGGCTATAGATGCCGAAAAGTACGAGGAAGCCAAAACTATTTTAAAATCAATTTTACAGGTAAAACCATCTAACGGTATGGCCTCTTTTATTTTGGGTAATGTATATTTAACTCAAAGTGTTAAGGATTCAGCTAAATTATCTTTTGAAAAAGGTTTAACTGCTTCTGAGTTTGCTCGTTTTAACAACATTGGTTTAGGTCAAATGGATTTAGATCGAAATGATACAATTGCTGCAAATGCTAAATTTATTTTAGCAACAAAAGACATGCGTAAAAAAGATTTTGAAGAATACATATATGTTGCAAGAGCATACATGAATGCTGAAAAGCCTAATTACAAATCAGCTCTCGCTGTTTTAAAAAGAGCCTTAGTTAACAATCCTATGGATGCACAAGTTCAATTGGCCTTAGGTGATGCTTACTATGGTTTGAGTAATCAAAATGATGCTTATAAATCGTATAGAGATGCATTTACTGCTGATAATACTTTATTAAGAGCAAAAATGCAATTGGGAGTTTTATTAAAAGGTGCAAAGTCATACGATGAAGCATCAAAAGCTTACAATGAAGTAATTGCAATTAATCCAAATTATGGTCCAGTTTATAGAGAATTGGCAGAGACCTATTATAAAATTGCAAGAAACAAACCGTCTAAAGCGGCTGAGAATTTCAAAATCGCAATTGATTATTACCAAAAGTACATGGACTTGACTGATTATTCTATCCATTCAAGAATGCGTCGTGCTGACTTTTTAATTTTAGCTAAAGAATACAAAGCCTTAGAAGAAGAAGCTAATAAGATGATTGAATTGGACAAAGTAAATCCAAGAATTTTCCGTTATTTAGGCTATGCTGCTTTTGAGAATGGAAATGCGGATAAAGCAATTCAATCGTTGGAAACATTTACTTCTAATCCATCTAATAAAATTATTGCTAGAGATTATCAAGTTTTAGGATTGGCTAAGATAAAAAAAGGAACTAGTGCTGATGGACTTTCAATTGATCCAGCTGCTTTTGAAATGGGTTTAGCCTCTATAAACAAATCTATAGAAATGGAACCTTTAGCGGTTGAGGATTTAAATGAGGTAGGTAAGAAAATGTTTAGTCAAAAATTGTACAAAGAAGCTGCTGCAATTTTTGAATTAGGTGCAGCTAATGTAGAGTCTAAAAGTTATCTTGATGACAACTTATATTTAGGTTTATCATTGTATTATGCTAATAATAAAAAAGATGTTAAGCCTGAGATTGCAGATCTTCAAAAAGCAGATGCTGCCTTTGATAAAGTTTTAGTTGCTTCGCCAAGTTATTACGAGGCTTATATTTTTAAAGCTAGAACAAATAGTTTAATGGAAAACGATGAGAATACCATTAAATTTTATGAGGCTTATGTAGCTGCTGTAACTGCTAAAGGCGCTGAAGAAGTTGCTAAGCCAGCTGTAATTAAAAAAATTGCAGAAAGTTACAATACGATTGGAGCAACTTATGCAAACACGGATAAAGTCAAAGCTGTAGAATATTTCAATAAAACATTAGTAATTGATCCAACAAATGCATACGCATTAAGTTCAATCAAACAATTGAAATAA
- a CDS encoding PstS family phosphate ABC transporter substrate-binding protein: MNTFFKSVCLIVLVFSFNACNNSNKTSQETILKGNATLLVDATLMPVMEDQIEIFENRYDAKIKMIVKSEVEVVQTLVKDTSSIAVLSRKLNPDELKIFSNRKIIPKITPIALDAVALIINKNSNDTIVDIKDVISFMNGKNTPGIKGLVFDNPNSSTVRYMNNLAGISSIPQKGVFSFGTNNEVIKFVNDNEGMIGVVGLNWLTQPRPEMQKFVDGITIMSVKGKNQSDFFAPDQNNIAEGKYALAREIYIVNCQGFSGLGMGFASFVAGDIGQRIILKSGLLPYKIPPRKLSIRNQITNDKK; the protein is encoded by the coding sequence ATGAATACCTTTTTCAAATCTGTATGTTTGATTGTACTTGTTTTTTCTTTTAATGCTTGTAACAATTCAAACAAAACATCCCAAGAAACTATTCTTAAAGGGAATGCAACTTTACTTGTTGATGCTACTTTGATGCCCGTTATGGAAGATCAAATCGAGATATTTGAGAATAGGTATGATGCTAAGATTAAAATGATTGTTAAGTCTGAAGTTGAAGTTGTACAAACTCTAGTCAAAGATACTTCAAGTATTGCTGTTCTTTCAAGGAAATTGAATCCAGATGAACTTAAAATATTTTCTAATAGAAAGATTATTCCTAAAATTACACCAATTGCTTTAGATGCAGTTGCCTTAATTATTAATAAGAATTCGAATGATACAATTGTTGATATTAAAGATGTAATTAGTTTTATGAATGGAAAAAACACACCTGGCATTAAAGGGTTGGTTTTTGATAATCCTAACTCTAGTACAGTGCGATATATGAACAATTTAGCTGGAATTTCATCAATTCCTCAAAAAGGAGTCTTTTCTTTTGGAACTAACAATGAAGTTATTAAATTTGTAAATGATAATGAAGGAATGATTGGAGTGGTTGGTCTTAATTGGTTAACACAGCCAAGACCTGAAATGCAAAAGTTTGTTGACGGCATCACTATAATGAGTGTGAAGGGTAAAAATCAATCTGATTTTTTTGCTCCAGACCAAAATAATATTGCCGAAGGGAAATATGCATTAGCTCGTGAGATTTATATTGTGAATTGTCAAGGATTTTCGGGTTTAGGCATGGGTTTTGCTTCATTTGTAGCGGGAGACATTGGACAGCGTATCATTTTGAAATCCGGATTATTGCCTTATAAAATACCCCCAAGAAAACTAAGTATTAGAAATCAAATTACGAATGATAAAAAATAA